Proteins from a single region of Azospira inquinata:
- a CDS encoding YbhB/YbcL family Raf kinase inhibitor-like protein, translating into MAFLLTSLAFAQLAALPPRYTCEGANLSPPLSWSGVPPGTRSLALVVDDPDAPDPAAPKTTWVHWVVYNLPATAPGLPEGGKPLPAGAREGNNDWQKPGYGGPCPPIGRHRYFFKLYALDVRLPDLGPVTKGGLEKAMGGHVLGRAELVGTYQKGSR; encoded by the coding sequence TGGCCTTTGCCCAGCTGGCGGCCCTGCCGCCCCGCTACACCTGCGAAGGCGCCAATCTTTCCCCGCCCCTGAGCTGGAGCGGGGTGCCCCCTGGAACCCGCAGTCTGGCCCTGGTGGTGGATGATCCGGATGCCCCGGACCCGGCCGCCCCCAAGACCACCTGGGTCCATTGGGTGGTCTATAACCTGCCCGCCACCGCCCCGGGCCTGCCGGAAGGGGGCAAGCCCCTGCCCGCCGGGGCTCGGGAAGGCAATAACGACTGGCAGAAACCGGGCTACGGCGGCCCCTGCCCCCCCATCGGTCGACACCGCTATTTCTTCAAGCTCTATGCCCTGGATGTGCGCCTGCCGGACCTGGGGCCGGTCACCAAGGGGGGCCTGGAAAAGGCCATGGGCGGCCATGTGCTGGGCCGGGCCGAGTTGGTGGGCACCTACCAGAAGGGGAGCCGCTGA